In Persicimonas caeni, a single window of DNA contains:
- a CDS encoding GAF domain-containing protein, whose product MENVVNFVMDMAMEKVGAESGSVLFADVNGRELYFATARGPKANEIMDYRVPMGKGIVGFCTREGVSLAISDAPNDPRFYKAISESLGYETEGLVCAPIQYEGRVYGALELMNKKSGTGFTADEMNALSYMGRQLAQYVHDTIMRREKIE is encoded by the coding sequence ATGGAGAACGTCGTCAACTTCGTCATGGACATGGCCATGGAGAAGGTCGGCGCCGAAAGCGGCAGCGTGCTGTTCGCCGACGTCAACGGTCGTGAGCTGTATTTCGCCACCGCCCGCGGCCCCAAGGCGAACGAAATCATGGATTACCGCGTGCCCATGGGCAAAGGCATCGTCGGCTTCTGCACCCGCGAAGGCGTCAGCCTCGCCATTAGCGACGCGCCCAACGATCCGCGGTTTTACAAGGCCATCTCCGAGTCACTCGGCTACGAGACCGAGGGCCTCGTATGTGCCCCCATCCAGTACGAGGGCCGCGTGTACGGCGCGCTCGAGCTGATGAACAAGAAGTCGGGCACCGGCTTTACGGCCGACGAGATGAATGCCCTGTCGTATATGGGCCGTCAGCTCGCCCAGTACGTCCACGACACGATCATGCGGCGTGAGAAGATCGAGTAG
- a CDS encoding AMP-binding protein → MLRGNTQKEWGGPASENRRRFATVADVLRGAPEFAGKAGVYIMDARGSQEFRTYTQILENALRVGASLRIQGIGRLERVMLLQSTGFDFMSAFFGAVAIGATPVPYPPPGRQDHANGEPRFMKTAKRLGASAIVADTDIDIAKLSAMGPAGTVSSVHTVPSLLEGMPVGAVVEPHTSLPEIAYIQLTSGATGPMRGVELTHRNILSNTRAIGRALEVREDDIGVSWIPPYNSMGLVGLICFGLYWGIDLVLIHPERFLKRPEEWLAAISRHRGTLSTAPNFAYHYAVRRCQESNLEGLDLSSWRVAMSGAEPVRAQHMDAFVRRFSNYGLRRDVFLPVYGLAEATVGVTFAELNKPFGIDGINRRVLEKEGRAEPLPEEGAKSPAERLHLVSVGKPLEEIDVKIVGDDGQELDDRHCGEICVRGPNVMKGYTADKPSRRVDSPGCTRLQGEWLMTGDLGYIAEGELYVLGRVCDAIETARERLVFPEEIELFVNSVDGIRAGSAVAFSVTASADAEGAEPNLLVIAYELQAGTEASDVERAVKSLIRKHLSIDPHALVALSPGSVPKTHSGKVRRFLARRLYLEDRLERRQRTAGELEGVRRFVQRAQTEASRLRNTFLQRLDNWLSK, encoded by the coding sequence ATGCTTCGCGGCAACACGCAAAAGGAATGGGGCGGACCCGCCTCGGAGAACCGTCGGCGCTTTGCCACAGTCGCCGACGTGCTTCGTGGTGCGCCCGAATTCGCCGGCAAAGCGGGCGTCTACATCATGGACGCGCGCGGCAGCCAAGAATTTCGCACCTACACGCAGATCTTGGAGAACGCGCTTCGCGTCGGCGCCTCCCTTCGAATCCAGGGGATCGGCCGGCTCGAGCGGGTCATGCTTCTGCAGTCGACTGGCTTCGACTTTATGAGCGCTTTTTTCGGGGCCGTGGCCATCGGCGCCACGCCCGTGCCCTATCCGCCGCCGGGGCGCCAAGACCACGCGAACGGTGAGCCGCGCTTCATGAAGACCGCCAAGCGGCTCGGCGCGTCGGCCATCGTCGCCGACACCGACATCGACATCGCCAAATTGTCGGCGATGGGCCCGGCGGGCACGGTCTCGTCAGTGCACACGGTCCCCTCGCTGCTCGAGGGCATGCCCGTGGGCGCGGTCGTCGAGCCGCACACTTCGCTTCCCGAGATCGCCTATATCCAGCTGACGTCTGGAGCCACTGGCCCGATGCGCGGCGTCGAGCTCACCCATCGCAATATCTTGTCGAATACCCGCGCCATCGGCCGCGCGCTCGAGGTGCGCGAAGACGATATCGGCGTCTCGTGGATTCCCCCGTACAACTCGATGGGTTTGGTCGGCCTGATCTGCTTTGGGCTTTACTGGGGCATCGACCTGGTGCTGATCCATCCCGAGCGTTTTCTCAAGCGCCCCGAGGAGTGGTTGGCGGCGATCTCTCGGCACCGCGGCACATTGTCGACCGCACCCAACTTCGCCTACCACTACGCGGTGCGCCGCTGCCAGGAGTCGAACCTCGAGGGCCTCGACCTGTCGAGTTGGCGCGTGGCGATGAGCGGCGCCGAGCCCGTACGCGCCCAGCACATGGACGCCTTCGTGCGGCGATTCAGCAACTACGGACTCCGCCGCGACGTCTTCCTTCCGGTCTACGGGCTGGCCGAGGCGACCGTCGGGGTCACCTTTGCCGAGCTCAACAAGCCGTTCGGCATCGACGGGATCAACCGCCGGGTGCTCGAGAAGGAAGGCCGCGCCGAACCCTTGCCCGAAGAGGGCGCCAAATCCCCCGCCGAGCGCCTGCACCTGGTTTCGGTCGGAAAGCCGCTCGAAGAGATCGACGTCAAGATCGTCGGCGACGACGGTCAGGAGCTCGACGATCGCCACTGCGGCGAGATCTGCGTGCGCGGGCCGAATGTGATGAAAGGCTATACGGCCGACAAACCCTCGCGGCGCGTGGACTCGCCGGGCTGCACGCGCTTGCAAGGCGAGTGGCTGATGACGGGCGACCTCGGCTACATCGCCGAAGGCGAACTCTATGTGCTCGGCCGCGTCTGCGACGCCATCGAGACGGCACGAGAGCGTCTCGTGTTCCCCGAAGAGATCGAGCTGTTCGTCAACTCCGTCGACGGCATTCGTGCCGGCAGCGCGGTCGCCTTTTCGGTGACTGCCTCTGCCGATGCCGAGGGCGCCGAGCCAAACTTGCTGGTCATCGCCTACGAATTGCAGGCGGGTACCGAGGCGTCCGACGTCGAGCGAGCCGTCAAGTCCCTGATTCGAAAGCACCTGAGCATCGACCCCCACGCGCTGGTCGCGCTCTCGCCAGGCTCGGTCCCCAAGACCCACAGCGGCAAAGTGCGCCGCTTTTTGGCGCGTCGACTCTACCTCGAAGACCGCCTCGAGCGTCGCCAACGCACCGCCGGCGAACTCGAAGGCGTGCGCCGCTTCGTCCAACGCGCCCAAACCGAAGCCAGCCGCCTGCGCAACACCTTCCTCCAGCGCCTCGACAACTGGCTCTCCAAATAA